One stretch of Bacteroidota bacterium DNA includes these proteins:
- the dnaK gene encoding molecular chaperone DnaK, whose protein sequence is MAGKIIGIDLGTTNSVVAVMEGNEPVVIANSEGARTTPSIVAFAKNGERLVGQSAKRQSVTNSKNTVYSIKRFMGRFMNEVNEEMKLVPYDVVTGDNNTSRVKISDRVYSPPEISAMILQKMKQTAEDYLGQKVTEAVITVPAYFNDAQRQATKEAGEVAGLTVRRIVNEPTAAALAYGLDKKHKNSKVAVFDLGGGTFDISVLDLGDGVFEVKSTNGDTHLGGDNFDQRLVEFFAEEFKKQEGVDLLKDAMALQRLREAAEKAKIELSSSAQTEINLPFITATQDGPKHFTMTLSRSKFEQLVDDLLKRCLHPTEKALQDSGYSTSQIDEVILVGGMTRMPAVQELVKKFFGKEGHKGVNPDEVVAIGAAIQGGVLAGDVTDVLLLDVTPLSLGIETLGGVMTKLIDANTTIPTKKSETFSTAADSQTSVEIHILQGERPMAVDNRSLGKFHLDGIPPAPRGVPQIEVSLDIDANGMLSVSAKDKATGKEQNIRITSSSGLSKEEVEKMKKDAQAHAAEDSKRKEEIEIKNQADSLIFSTRKQLTDLGDKIDADTKAKIESATNALEEAVKANSGIKEKKEELEKIWNEASTKMYEAAKTAGPQPGADATGQQQQQQSQSGGQSDGGKKVENADFEVVDDK, encoded by the coding sequence ATGGCAGGAAAAATTATTGGTATCGATCTCGGCACAACAAATTCGGTTGTTGCTGTGATGGAAGGAAATGAACCGGTTGTGATCGCAAACTCAGAAGGTGCACGAACGACACCATCCATTGTTGCTTTTGCAAAAAACGGCGAACGATTGGTGGGTCAGTCAGCGAAACGACAATCAGTAACAAATTCAAAGAACACGGTGTATTCTATTAAACGCTTCATGGGACGATTTATGAACGAAGTGAACGAAGAAATGAAACTCGTTCCCTACGACGTTGTCACAGGAGACAATAACACATCGCGAGTGAAAATATCCGATCGTGTTTATTCACCACCAGAAATTTCCGCGATGATTCTTCAAAAGATGAAACAGACTGCGGAAGATTATCTTGGCCAGAAAGTAACCGAAGCAGTTATTACTGTCCCGGCATATTTTAATGATGCTCAACGTCAAGCGACCAAAGAAGCTGGTGAAGTTGCCGGATTAACCGTGAGACGTATCGTTAACGAACCGACCGCGGCTGCACTTGCGTACGGTTTGGATAAGAAACATAAGAATTCAAAAGTTGCTGTATTCGATCTTGGCGGTGGAACATTTGATATTTCCGTTCTTGACCTCGGCGATGGTGTCTTTGAGGTGAAATCAACGAATGGCGATACACATCTTGGCGGTGATAACTTCGATCAGCGTCTCGTGGAATTCTTTGCAGAAGAATTTAAAAAGCAAGAAGGGGTCGATCTATTGAAGGATGCTATGGCACTTCAACGATTGCGTGAAGCTGCAGAAAAAGCAAAGATTGAATTATCTTCCTCTGCACAAACAGAGATCAATCTTCCGTTTATTACGGCTACACAAGACGGTCCGAAACATTTTACGATGACATTGTCGCGCTCCAAATTTGAACAATTGGTAGACGATCTGTTAAAACGATGTTTACATCCAACGGAAAAAGCGCTGCAGGATTCCGGTTATTCCACCAGCCAAATTGATGAAGTGATTCTTGTTGGCGGCATGACACGTATGCCGGCAGTTCAAGAGTTGGTAAAAAAATTCTTCGGAAAAGAAGGACACAAAGGAGTGAATCCTGATGAAGTTGTTGCTATTGGTGCAGCTATTCAAGGAGGCGTTCTTGCTGGTGATGTGACTGATGTATTGCTTTTGGATGTGACACCATTGTCACTTGGGATTGAAACACTCGGTGGCGTGATGACAAAGCTGATCGATGCGAATACAACCATTCCCACAAAGAAGAGTGAAACATTCAGCACGGCAGCCGATAGCCAGACATCAGTGGAGATTCATATTCTTCAAGGTGAACGTCCGATGGCTGTTGATAACCGCTCTCTCGGAAAGTTCCATCTTGACGGAATTCCACCAGCACCGCGCGGTGTTCCTCAGATTGAAGTATCGCTTGATATCGATGCGAACGGTATGCTTTCCGTTTCCGCAAAAGATAAAGCCACAGGTAAGGAACAGAATATTCGCATTACATCTTCATCCGGATTGAGCAAGGAAGAAGTAGAGAAGATGAAGAAAGATGCGCAAGCACACGCTGCAGAGGATTCAAAACGCAAAGAAGAAATTGAGATCAAAAATCAGGCTGACTCCCTCATCTTTTCAACGCGGAAGCAATTGACTGATCTCGGTGATAAGATCGATGCTGATACAAAAGCAAAGATTGAATCTGCAACGAATGCGTTAGAAGAAGCTGTTAAAGCAAATTCGGGGATCAAAGAAAAGAAGGAAGAACTGGAAAAAATCTGGAATGAAGCTTCCACGAAAATGTATGAGGCAGCCAAAACAGCGGGACCGCAACCAGGTGCCGACGCAACCGGGCAACAACAACAGCAGCAGTCTCAAAGCGGTGGTCAATCCGACGGCGGAAAGAAAGTTGAAAACGCTGATTTTGAAGTTGTTGACGATAAATAA
- a CDS encoding 3-phosphoglycerate dehydrogenase family protein, translated as MKVLLADSLPQKTIDNLASLGMVVINKPKLKAEELAGAIEDADVLVVRSTEVHADCISSAKNLSLIVRAGAGVNNIDMKAANARGIYVSNCPGKNSVAVAELAMGLLLSIDRRIPDNVIDLKNAKWNKSEYSKADGVFGKTVGVIGTGQIGKEFIHRAKAFGMNVVAWSRSLTKEKAESLGVTSAESIAALIPLCDVVSVHLALKPETKKIITKELIGMMKPKAIFLNTSRWEVVDEDALYEAAQAGKIRVGADVFSGEPEDKTSPFTNKIASLPNVYGTHHIGASTEQAQNAIADETVAIIKMYKERGTVKNWVNKAKVTPAKFQLVVRHYDKPGVLANVFEDLKSAAINIQEVENLIFEGTQTACCTLKLDAKPPEKTLSSISSRIEEVIQVQLVELS; from the coding sequence ATGAAAGTCCTCTTAGCAGATTCGTTACCACAAAAAACCATTGATAACCTTGCGTCACTCGGTATGGTTGTTATTAATAAACCAAAACTCAAAGCGGAAGAACTCGCCGGTGCAATTGAAGATGCCGATGTGCTTGTTGTCCGTTCTACGGAAGTTCATGCAGATTGTATTTCTTCTGCAAAAAATCTTTCGCTCATTGTTCGAGCAGGAGCTGGTGTCAACAATATTGATATGAAAGCTGCCAATGCCCGAGGCATCTATGTCTCAAATTGTCCGGGGAAAAATTCCGTTGCAGTTGCAGAACTTGCTATGGGTTTGCTTCTTTCGATCGATAGAAGAATTCCGGATAATGTCATCGATCTGAAGAATGCGAAATGGAACAAGAGCGAATATTCCAAAGCTGATGGAGTGTTCGGCAAGACCGTCGGAGTAATCGGTACCGGCCAGATCGGAAAAGAGTTCATTCATCGCGCAAAGGCGTTTGGAATGAATGTTGTCGCCTGGTCGCGTTCTTTGACAAAAGAAAAAGCAGAATCTCTTGGAGTGACGAGTGCAGAGTCGATCGCAGCGTTGATTCCGCTCTGCGATGTTGTGTCGGTTCACTTGGCGCTAAAACCCGAGACGAAAAAAATCATCACGAAAGAGCTGATTGGGATGATGAAACCCAAAGCAATCTTTTTGAATACATCGCGCTGGGAAGTGGTTGATGAAGATGCGTTGTATGAAGCCGCACAAGCGGGTAAAATTCGAGTCGGGGCAGATGTCTTTTCCGGTGAACCTGAAGATAAGACTTCGCCGTTTACCAATAAGATTGCCTCATTGCCAAATGTCTACGGAACGCATCACATCGGTGCTTCAACAGAACAGGCGCAAAATGCAATTGCCGATGAGACCGTGGCGATTATCAAAATGTATAAGGAGCGGGGGACGGTAAAGAATTGGGTGAATAAAGCGAAAGTAACTCCGGCAAAATTCCAATTGGTTGTGAGACATTATGATAAGCCGGGTGTTTTAGCAAATGTGTTTGAGGATTTGAAGTCGGCAGCGATCAATATTCAGGAAGTCGAGAATTTGATCTTTGAAGGTACGCAAACTGCGTGTTGCACTTTAAAACTTGATGCCAAACCGCCGGAAAAAACTCTTTCATCCATTTCATCACGTATAGAGGAAGTGATTCAGGTGCAATTGGTTGAGCTATCATAA
- the clpB gene encoding ATP-dependent chaperone ClpB, with product MNFNKFTIKSQEAVQNAQEIATSYGNQSLEPEHLLAALVQDAQGIVTPILQKLGANVNYIKIKINEVVEKLPKVSGAQQYVSTILQKIFEQAQKEAENLKDDYVSTEHLLLSLLDQKSNSGVKLLLDQGITKEGLLKALKEVRGSHRVTDQNPEDKYQSLEKFGRDLNDLARKGKLDPVIGREDEIRRVLQVLSRRTKNNPVLIGEPGVGKTAIAEGLAYRIISGDVPENLKSKRIIALDMASLIAGASFRGQFEERLKAVLKEVENSNGEIILFIDELHTLVGAGAAQGAVDAANMLKPALARGDLRAIGATTLDEYRKYIEKDPALERRFQPVHVDEPTVDDTISILRRLAERYEVHHGVRITDGAIIAAAQLSHRYISDRFLPDKAIDLVDEAASKLRIEIDSMPEELDNIERRVKHLEIEREAVKRELSAEYADESDRAAIKTHIQEIEKDLVELNQSRTALRTHWENEKNLIQSIRNMKGEIENVKIEADKKEREGDLGKVAELRYGTLTNLERQLKEATVKLSEIQNTKKMLKEEVDAEDIAEIVSKWTGIPVTRMLESERSKLLHLETKIHERMVNQEEAVKAVADAIRRSRAGLQDEKRPIGSFIFLGTTGVGKTELARSLAELLFNDENAMVRIDMSEYMEKFSVSRLIGAPPGYVGYEEGGQLTEAVRRKPYSVVLLDEIEKAHPEVFNVLLQLLDDGRLTDSKGRTVNFKNTIVIMTSNIGSQIIQEQMAQMETEEDWQNMAGDLRSQLNQLLRQTIRPEFLNRVDEVILFKPLSQLDIKQVINIQLKHVDAMLAKKEMTLVVTDDAKEWIARLGYDPSFGARPLKRTIQKHIIDVLSSKILGGEVTEGDALELGLEGEGKLVFRKLKK from the coding sequence ATGAATTTCAATAAATTTACCATAAAATCACAAGAAGCTGTGCAAAATGCGCAAGAGATTGCGACATCCTACGGAAACCAATCGTTAGAACCGGAGCATTTGCTCGCTGCATTAGTGCAGGATGCGCAAGGGATTGTTACGCCCATTCTCCAAAAACTTGGAGCAAATGTCAATTATATTAAAATAAAGATCAATGAAGTTGTTGAAAAACTTCCTAAAGTAAGTGGCGCTCAGCAATATGTATCTACAATCCTGCAAAAAATATTTGAACAGGCTCAAAAAGAAGCAGAGAACCTGAAAGACGATTATGTTAGCACGGAACATCTATTACTTTCTTTGCTTGATCAAAAGAGCAATAGCGGAGTGAAATTGCTTTTGGATCAAGGAATCACAAAAGAAGGTTTGTTGAAAGCACTCAAAGAAGTTCGCGGATCACACCGTGTGACGGATCAAAATCCTGAAGACAAGTATCAGTCACTCGAAAAATTCGGTAGGGATTTGAACGATCTTGCAAGGAAAGGAAAACTTGATCCTGTCATCGGACGTGAAGATGAAATTCGACGCGTGCTTCAGGTTCTGTCACGTCGAACAAAAAATAATCCTGTGCTGATTGGTGAACCTGGTGTCGGGAAAACGGCTATTGCAGAAGGTCTTGCGTATAGAATTATTTCTGGAGATGTCCCTGAAAATCTTAAATCGAAACGAATTATTGCATTGGATATGGCTTCGCTTATTGCCGGTGCAAGTTTTCGCGGACAGTTTGAAGAACGACTGAAAGCCGTATTGAAAGAAGTCGAAAATTCCAACGGTGAAATTATTCTCTTTATTGATGAACTTCACACATTGGTGGGAGCGGGAGCAGCACAAGGAGCTGTCGATGCGGCAAATATGCTGAAACCGGCGTTGGCACGGGGAGATCTGCGTGCGATTGGTGCAACAACACTCGATGAATACAGAAAATATATCGAAAAAGATCCGGCACTGGAACGCCGATTCCAGCCGGTTCATGTTGATGAACCTACTGTTGATGATACAATCTCAATCTTGCGTCGACTCGCTGAACGTTATGAAGTGCATCATGGTGTACGGATCACCGACGGAGCGATTATTGCCGCCGCACAGTTAAGCCACCGTTACATATCGGATAGATTTCTTCCCGATAAAGCGATCGATCTTGTGGATGAAGCAGCATCGAAATTGAGGATTGAGATAGATTCGATGCCGGAAGAATTGGACAATATCGAGCGAAGGGTGAAGCATTTGGAAATTGAACGCGAAGCGGTTAAACGGGAGCTTTCCGCGGAATACGCTGATGAATCCGATCGTGCAGCAATAAAAACGCACATTCAAGAAATTGAAAAAGATCTTGTTGAATTGAATCAATCCCGAACTGCTCTGCGGACACATTGGGAGAATGAAAAAAATCTCATTCAATCTATCCGGAACATGAAGGGTGAGATTGAGAATGTGAAGATTGAAGCGGATAAAAAAGAGCGTGAAGGGGATCTCGGAAAAGTTGCCGAACTTCGGTACGGAACATTGACCAATCTTGAACGGCAATTAAAAGAGGCGACCGTAAAGCTTTCTGAAATTCAAAACACGAAAAAAATGCTGAAGGAAGAGGTTGATGCGGAAGATATTGCCGAGATTGTTTCGAAGTGGACTGGAATCCCTGTTACAAGGATGCTAGAGAGCGAGCGGTCGAAACTGCTTCATCTTGAAACAAAAATCCACGAACGGATGGTGAATCAGGAAGAGGCGGTAAAAGCTGTTGCCGATGCTATCCGAAGAAGTCGCGCGGGATTGCAGGATGAAAAACGGCCGATTGGCTCTTTTATTTTTCTTGGCACAACTGGTGTTGGAAAAACGGAACTTGCTCGGTCCCTTGCCGAATTGCTCTTTAATGATGAGAACGCAATGGTGCGGATTGACATGAGCGAATATATGGAGAAGTTCTCCGTTTCTCGTTTGATCGGCGCTCCACCAGGCTATGTTGGTTATGAAGAGGGTGGTCAGTTAACGGAAGCAGTCCGCAGAAAACCATATTCCGTGGTGCTTCTTGATGAGATTGAAAAAGCGCATCCGGAAGTGTTTAACGTACTTTTGCAATTGCTTGATGACGGACGGTTGACTGATTCAAAAGGCCGGACGGTGAATTTTAAGAACACCATCGTTATTATGACGTCGAATATTGGATCACAAATAATTCAGGAACAGATGGCGCAAATGGAAACGGAAGAGGACTGGCAGAATATGGCCGGTGATCTTCGTTCGCAGTTGAATCAATTGCTTCGCCAAACTATCCGTCCTGAGTTTTTGAACCGTGTTGATGAAGTGATTCTCTTTAAGCCTCTCTCGCAGCTGGATATAAAACAAGTGATCAATATTCAATTGAAACATGTGGATGCCATGTTGGCGAAAAAAGAGATGACACTTGTTGTGACAGACGATGCAAAAGAATGGATTGCACGTCTTGGGTACGATCCGAGTTTTGGTGCGCGTCCATTAAAGCGGACGATCCAAAAACATATTATCGATGTTCTTTCTTCAAAGATCCTTGGCGGCGAAGTTACTGAAGGAGATGCCCTTGAACTTGGATTGGAAGGAGAAGGAAAACTGGTATTTCGAAAATTGAAAAAATGA
- a CDS encoding GNAT family N-acetyltransferase codes for MSELDLKEFEKNIVVRTIAIIDYDKIVDLQKRCFPGMKPWAIEQLESQLKIFPEGQICVEYENKIVASSSSLILDFSLYSQWHSWKEIADNGYIRNHNSEGNTLYGIEIMVDPDYRGMRLARRLYDTRKAIATKYNLMRIILGGRIPGYGKYSTEMTARQYVGKVLDKSLFDPVLTTQLANGFVLKRLLQDYMVSDSESKGYATFLEWTNLDYVPDTSRIFMPVESARICAVQYQMRMVKDFEDFAKQCEYFIDVGADYRSDFVLFPEIFTTQLLSFMPKDRPEVSIRHLSEFTPKYLELFRSLAIRYNVNIIGGSHFTVENDNLYNISYLFRRDGTIGKQYKLHITPNERRWWGVKPGDTLEIFDTDKGKISIQICYDIEFPELSRIAVENGAQLIFVPFCTDERNAYLRVRYCAQARCIENHIYVAIAGGVGNLPFVENLDVHYAQSAIFTPSDIPFTRDAIQSEATPNTEMVIVDDVDLELLKRHRQSGGVLNWLDRRKDLYEIRYKGGKGVTVL; via the coding sequence ATGTCTGAACTTGATTTGAAAGAATTTGAAAAAAACATTGTCGTACGGACCATAGCAATAATCGATTACGACAAAATTGTTGATTTGCAAAAGAGATGTTTCCCGGGAATGAAACCGTGGGCAATTGAACAACTCGAAAGCCAATTGAAGATATTTCCCGAAGGACAAATCTGTGTTGAGTACGAAAACAAAATTGTCGCCTCATCCAGCAGCTTAATCCTCGATTTTTCTCTCTATTCTCAATGGCATAGTTGGAAGGAAATTGCTGACAACGGATATATCCGGAATCATAATTCCGAAGGAAATACGCTTTATGGTATTGAGATTATGGTCGACCCTGATTACCGAGGAATGCGACTTGCGAGAAGATTGTATGATACTCGAAAAGCGATTGCGACAAAATATAATCTCATGAGAATTATTCTCGGTGGACGAATTCCGGGATATGGAAAATATTCAACTGAAATGACCGCGCGCCAATACGTCGGAAAAGTATTGGACAAATCGTTGTTTGATCCTGTGCTAACTACTCAACTGGCAAACGGTTTCGTTCTGAAGCGATTGCTTCAAGATTACATGGTCTCCGACTCGGAATCAAAAGGCTATGCGACGTTTTTGGAATGGACCAATCTAGATTATGTTCCCGACACATCTCGAATCTTTATGCCGGTGGAATCAGCGCGCATTTGTGCCGTTCAATATCAAATGAGAATGGTGAAAGACTTTGAAGATTTCGCCAAACAATGTGAATACTTCATTGATGTCGGTGCAGACTATCGGAGTGATTTTGTTCTTTTTCCTGAAATTTTTACAACGCAGCTGCTTTCGTTTATGCCCAAAGATCGTCCGGAAGTTTCCATCCGGCATCTTTCGGAATTTACTCCAAAATATCTTGAACTCTTTCGATCTCTTGCAATTCGATATAACGTCAACATCATCGGCGGATCACATTTTACCGTTGAGAATGATAACCTCTATAACATTTCGTATTTATTCCGAAGAGATGGAACGATCGGCAAACAGTACAAACTGCACATTACACCAAATGAACGGCGTTGGTGGGGCGTAAAACCGGGAGATACGTTAGAAATTTTCGACACAGACAAAGGGAAAATTTCCATTCAAATCTGTTACGACATTGAATTTCCGGAACTAAGCCGCATTGCCGTGGAGAATGGAGCGCAATTAATCTTCGTTCCCTTCTGTACAGATGAACGGAATGCCTATCTGCGTGTCCGATACTGTGCACAAGCGCGATGCATCGAAAACCATATTTATGTTGCCATTGCCGGCGGCGTGGGAAACCTTCCTTTTGTGGAAAATCTGGACGTACATTATGCTCAATCGGCAATCTTCACTCCATCCGATATTCCCTTCACACGCGATGCAATCCAATCCGAAGCAACACCAAACACCGAGATGGTCATTGTGGATGATGTTGATCTTGAATTATTGAAACGTCATCGGCAAAGTGGCGGGGTGTTGAATTGGTTGGACAGAAGAAAAGATCTCTACGAAATCCGATATAAAGGAGGAAAAGGAGTTACAGTATTGTAA
- a CDS encoding glycosyltransferase family 2 protein, translating into MSSISVGYFGLLSLVLLFTLLSQTLFFFRTSKVLSFMISVILPFSSEPYFASTLQQFIRSPLVKKIIIAHDGAYSTSQEKCVGVNVDSLTSGKTLNAIIEKLSTDYLLFINQAQSITLNQAALERFVHIAQDTKAGMIYSDFYEVKDGKRSEHPTIDYQLGSIRDNFDFGAVMFFSVSIVKKAIKKYGKIEKVERAGLYDLRLKVSALSEIFHNQEYLYTKTESDTRKSGEKMFDYVDPRNISVQKENELVATKHLKNISAYLKPKFAKVPRSKEKFPVEASVIIPVRNREKTVTEAVNSVLSQKTDFAFNVIIVDNHSTDNTTNILSDLSKRDPRVKHIIPNREDLGIGGCWNEAILSEYCGMYAIQLDSDDLYSDNNTLQNVVNVFRKENVAMVIGSYTLVNANLEPIPPGLIDHKEWTSDNGRNNALRINGLGAPRAFYTPILREILLPNTSYGEDYAAAIRISRQYQIGRIYTSLYHCRRWEGNTDASLPIEKINRNDFYKDKIRTIEMHARIHLNRKK; encoded by the coding sequence ATGTCAAGTATATCAGTCGGGTATTTTGGTTTGCTTTCGCTTGTTCTTCTTTTTACATTGCTTTCGCAAACTTTATTTTTCTTTAGAACGTCTAAGGTCTTATCGTTTATGATCTCTGTTATTCTACCGTTTAGTTCGGAACCATACTTTGCTTCTACACTACAGCAATTCATCCGATCGCCGCTTGTTAAAAAAATTATTATTGCGCACGATGGAGCATATTCAACTTCGCAGGAAAAATGTGTGGGTGTGAACGTCGATTCGCTTACATCCGGAAAGACACTGAATGCAATCATTGAGAAACTTTCTACCGACTATCTGCTCTTTATTAATCAAGCGCAATCCATCACATTGAACCAGGCAGCTTTGGAACGGTTTGTCCATATTGCCCAGGACACAAAAGCTGGGATGATCTATTCTGATTTTTATGAAGTGAAGGATGGAAAACGTTCTGAACATCCGACCATCGATTACCAATTGGGAAGTATCCGCGATAATTTCGATTTTGGTGCAGTGATGTTCTTTTCCGTTTCAATCGTAAAAAAGGCGATTAAAAAATACGGGAAGATCGAAAAAGTAGAACGTGCCGGATTGTACGATTTGCGATTAAAAGTTTCAGCACTCAGCGAGATCTTTCATAATCAGGAATATCTCTATACAAAGACTGAATCTGATACTCGCAAAAGCGGTGAAAAAATGTTCGATTATGTCGATCCAAGGAATATTTCGGTCCAAAAAGAGAACGAACTTGTTGCTACAAAACATTTGAAAAATATCAGTGCATATTTAAAACCGAAGTTTGCTAAAGTTCCAAGATCAAAGGAAAAGTTTCCGGTTGAAGCAAGTGTGATTATTCCTGTCCGAAACCGCGAAAAAACCGTTACAGAAGCGGTGAATAGTGTGCTGTCACAAAAAACAGACTTTGCATTTAATGTGATTATCGTGGACAATCATTCGACGGATAACACAACGAACATCCTGAGCGATCTCTCAAAACGAGATCCAAGAGTAAAACATATCATCCCGAATCGGGAGGATTTGGGAATCGGCGGCTGTTGGAACGAAGCGATCCTTTCCGAATATTGCGGAATGTATGCTATTCAACTTGATTCCGATGATCTCTATTCCGATAATAATACGCTTCAAAATGTTGTGAATGTGTTTCGCAAAGAGAATGTTGCGATGGTGATAGGATCATACACGCTTGTTAATGCAAATCTAGAACCGATTCCTCCAGGTTTGATCGATCATAAGGAATGGACTTCGGATAACGGACGAAACAATGCACTTCGCATTAATGGACTTGGAGCACCGCGGGCATTTTACACTCCGATATTACGCGAGATCCTTCTACCGAACACAAGTTATGGCGAAGATTACGCAGCAGCGATACGAATATCGCGTCAGTATCAAATCGGAAGAATCTACACATCTCTCTATCATTGCCGCCGCTGGGAAGGGAATACCGATGCATCTCTTCCAATCGAAAAGATTAATCGCAACGATTTTTACAAAGATAAAATACGCACGATAGAAATGCACGCACGTATTCATTTGAATAGGAAAAAATAA